Proteins from a genomic interval of Neovison vison isolate M4711 chromosome 4, ASM_NN_V1, whole genome shotgun sequence:
- the LOC122904835 gene encoding serum paraoxonase/lactonase 3-like isoform X2, with protein sequence MASYHMEEGLKYPGMPSFAPNEPGQIFLMDLNEQNPRVQALNISGDFDKASFNPHGISTFIDEDKTVYLYVVNHPHMKSTVEKFKFEEQQHSLVHLKTIKHELLKSLNDIVVLGPEQFYATRDHYFTNFFLVLLEIILDLRWSHVLFYSPREVKVVAKGFSSANGITVSLDKKFIYTADVTAQNIHVLKKHENWDLTPVKVIHLGTLVDNLTVDPDTGDIWAGCHPNGMKLLAYNPADPPGSEVLRIQNVLSEKPKISTEYANNGSVLQASTVASVYHGKFLIGTVFHKALYCLL encoded by the exons ATGGCTTCCTATCACATGGAAGAG gGACTAAAATATCCAGGCATGCCAAGCTTTGCACCCAATGAGCCAGGACAAATTTTCTTGATGGATCTGAATGAGCAAAACCCAAGAGTCCAGGCATTAAACATCAGTGGTGATTTTGACAAAGCATCATTTAACCCACATGGAATCAGTACTTTCATCGATGAAG ACAAAACTGTGTATCTTTATGTTGTGAATCATCCCCACATGAAGTCCACGGTGGAGAAATTTAAATTTGAGGAACAACAACATTCTCTTGTAcacttgaaaactataaaacatgaaCTTCTCAAGAG CCTGAATGACATTGTGGTTCTTGGACCAGAACAGTTTTATGCTACAAGAGACCACTATTTTACCAACTTCTTCTTGGTGCTGttggagattatcctggatcTTCGTTGGAGTCATGTTCTTTTCTACAGTCCAAGAGAGGTCAAAGTGGTAGCCAAAGGATTTAGTTCTGCCAATGGGATCACAGTCTCACTAGACAAAAA GTTTATCTACACAGCTGATGTAACTGCTCAGAACATTCATGTCCTGAAAAAACATGAGAACTGGGATTTAACTCCAGTGAAG GTGATACATCTGGGCACCTTAGTGGATAATTTGACGGTGGATCCAGACACGGGAGATATTTGGGCTGGATGCCATCCTAACGGCATGAAGCTACTGGCCTATAACCCTGCAGATCCTCCAGGGTCCGAA GTACTTCGCATCCAGAATGTTTTATCTGAGAAGCCTAAAATCAGCACCGAGTATGCCAATAATGGCTCTGTGCTTCAGGCAAGCACCGTGGCTTCTGTGTACCACGGAAAATTTCTCATAGGCACGGTATTCCACAAAGCTCTGTACTGTTTGCTCTAG
- the LOC122904835 gene encoding serum paraoxonase/lactonase 3-like isoform X1 produces the protein MGKLLVLTLLGAGLALIGERLVALRQRTNASREVRSVEPRSCHLIEGLENGSEDIDILPSGLAFISSGLKYPGMPSFAPNEPGQIFLMDLNEQNPRVQALNISGDFDKASFNPHGISTFIDEDKTVYLYVVNHPHMKSTVEKFKFEEQQHSLVHLKTIKHELLKSLNDIVVLGPEQFYATRDHYFTNFFLVLLEIILDLRWSHVLFYSPREVKVVAKGFSSANGITVSLDKKFIYTADVTAQNIHVLKKHENWDLTPVKVIHLGTLVDNLTVDPDTGDIWAGCHPNGMKLLAYNPADPPGSEVLRIQNVLSEKPKISTEYANNGSVLQASTVASVYHGKFLIGTVFHKALYCLL, from the exons ATGGGGAAGCTGCTGGTGCTAACCTTGCTTGGGGCCGGCCTCGCCCTAATCGGGGAGAGGTTAGTGGCGCTTAG ACAAAGGACTAATGCATCTCGAGAAGTGAGGTCGGTAGAGCCCCGGAGCTGCCACCTTATTGAGGGACTTG AAAATGGCTCTGAAGACATTGATATACTTCCTAGTGGGCTGGCTTTTATCTCCAGT gGACTAAAATATCCAGGCATGCCAAGCTTTGCACCCAATGAGCCAGGACAAATTTTCTTGATGGATCTGAATGAGCAAAACCCAAGAGTCCAGGCATTAAACATCAGTGGTGATTTTGACAAAGCATCATTTAACCCACATGGAATCAGTACTTTCATCGATGAAG ACAAAACTGTGTATCTTTATGTTGTGAATCATCCCCACATGAAGTCCACGGTGGAGAAATTTAAATTTGAGGAACAACAACATTCTCTTGTAcacttgaaaactataaaacatgaaCTTCTCAAGAG CCTGAATGACATTGTGGTTCTTGGACCAGAACAGTTTTATGCTACAAGAGACCACTATTTTACCAACTTCTTCTTGGTGCTGttggagattatcctggatcTTCGTTGGAGTCATGTTCTTTTCTACAGTCCAAGAGAGGTCAAAGTGGTAGCCAAAGGATTTAGTTCTGCCAATGGGATCACAGTCTCACTAGACAAAAA GTTTATCTACACAGCTGATGTAACTGCTCAGAACATTCATGTCCTGAAAAAACATGAGAACTGGGATTTAACTCCAGTGAAG GTGATACATCTGGGCACCTTAGTGGATAATTTGACGGTGGATCCAGACACGGGAGATATTTGGGCTGGATGCCATCCTAACGGCATGAAGCTACTGGCCTATAACCCTGCAGATCCTCCAGGGTCCGAA GTACTTCGCATCCAGAATGTTTTATCTGAGAAGCCTAAAATCAGCACCGAGTATGCCAATAATGGCTCTGTGCTTCAGGCAAGCACCGTGGCTTCTGTGTACCACGGAAAATTTCTCATAGGCACGGTATTCCACAAAGCTCTGTACTGTTTGCTCTAG